Proteins encoded together in one Bacteroides ovatus window:
- a CDS encoding two-component regulator propeller domain-containing protein, giving the protein MRKRNILILLLSMIGMYAFAYPNMIVEHYTAERGLPNNIVNCTLKGQDGFIWFGTWYGLCSFDGSKFRSYDNHDGFYSTDIPPRKIQRIVEDKNGFLWIKTIDRKLYLFDKRHESFHAVYDDVKEYSENIQIIKIQTTEDGDVLLLTKDKSLLRAYTDKEGKITMKQLHDSRPNVNVYDMRLKHNIFCETAEFINWIGMDYQILSLRKGEALKDKPADFIQKKVSANPDQFTCASYNSKFLWLGDKKGHIYSIDPQNGVVNRYEIPEIKQPVSNLLVTESGLMYITTNEGAYEYNIGYKQLTKLPFTIPEKDNGIIFYDKYDKVWFQEGNQALTYYDPLNRSHHRFTFPNQNAIGNFEMQDAGEQGMFFMTPGGEILLFDREKLEMTRINQLKPFSDDLPNQLFFHLLLDKDGILWLASTSSGVYRLNFPKKQFQLLTEVSPSPVVPERSTSWNQGIRALFQAQNGDIWVGTRWQALYRLDRNGQVKQIFSDKNYLLGAVYHIMEDKDGNLWFSTKGNGLVKAEPDMNSPHGLRFTRYINDPKNPNSISNNDVYFTYQDSQGRIWVGLLGGGLNLISEENGAITFIHKYNGLKQYPAYGLYMEVRTMTEDEDGRIWVGTMDGLMSFDGHFTAPEQIQFETYRQVSENSNVADNDIYVLYKDTDSQIWVSVFGGGLNKLVRYDKEKREPIFKSYGIREGMNNDVVKSIVEDKNGNLWFTTEIGLSCFNKATEQFRNYDKYDGFLNVELEEGSALRTLNGDLWIGTRQGILAFSPDKLETLHTNYDTRIVDFKVSNRDLRSFRECPILKESITYAKAIELNYNQSMFTIEFAALNFYNQNRVSYRYILEGYEKEWHYNGKNRIASYTNVPPGDYTFRVETVDEANPELVSNCTLAITILPPWWLSWWATLIYVILGLAALYFSLRLAFFMLKMKNDIYIEQKVSEMKIKFFTNISHELRTPLTLIKGPIQELREREKLSPKGLQYVDLMEKNTNQMLQLVNQILDFRKIQNGKMRLHVSLIDFNEMIASFQKEFRVLSEENEISFTFQLPDEPIMVWADKEKMSIVIRNIISNAFKFTHSGGSIYITTGLTDDGKRCYVRVEDNGVGIPQNKLTEIFERFSQGENAKNSYYQGTGIGLALSKEIVNLHHGQIRAESPEGQGAVFIVELLMDKEHYRPSEVDFYVGDTETAPVSVEQDPVANAISEDGTEEEPEIDASLPTLLLVEDNKDLCQLIKLQLEDKFNIHIANNGVEGLKKVHLYHPDIVVTDQMMPEMDGLEMLQSIRKDFQISHIPVIILTAKNDEGAKTKAITLGANAYITKPFSKEYLLARIDQLLAERKLFRERIRQQMENQTTTEEDSYEQFLVKKDVQFLEKIHQVIEENMDDSDFNIDTIASGIGLSRSAFFKKLKSLTGLAPVDLVKEIRLNKSIELIKNTDLSVSEIAFAVGFKDSGYYSKCFRKKYNQSPREYMNEWRKGER; this is encoded by the coding sequence ATGAGAAAACGGAATATTCTAATACTATTACTATCCATGATAGGCATGTATGCTTTTGCCTATCCAAATATGATTGTAGAACACTACACGGCTGAACGTGGTTTGCCTAATAATATCGTAAACTGTACATTAAAAGGACAAGACGGATTTATCTGGTTCGGTACCTGGTATGGACTATGCAGCTTTGACGGAAGTAAATTCCGTTCCTACGATAATCATGACGGCTTTTATTCCACAGACATTCCGCCGCGTAAAATTCAGCGTATCGTAGAAGATAAGAATGGTTTTCTGTGGATTAAGACTATCGACCGTAAACTCTATCTGTTCGATAAACGGCATGAGAGCTTTCATGCCGTCTACGATGATGTGAAAGAATATTCCGAGAACATTCAGATTATCAAGATTCAGACGACCGAAGACGGCGACGTATTGTTGCTGACAAAAGATAAAAGCCTTTTGCGTGCGTACACCGACAAGGAAGGTAAAATAACGATGAAACAATTGCATGATTCGCGTCCTAACGTGAACGTGTACGACATGCGTTTGAAACACAACATATTCTGCGAAACAGCCGAGTTTATCAATTGGATCGGTATGGATTATCAGATTCTGTCCCTACGGAAAGGGGAAGCGCTGAAAGACAAACCTGCCGACTTTATACAGAAAAAAGTATCTGCTAACCCGGATCAGTTTACTTGTGCCTCTTATAATTCTAAATTCTTATGGTTGGGAGACAAGAAAGGTCACATTTATAGCATTGATCCGCAAAACGGAGTTGTCAACCGTTACGAGATACCGGAAATCAAACAGCCGGTTTCTAATCTGCTGGTAACGGAATCCGGTCTGATGTACATTACCACCAACGAAGGAGCATACGAGTACAATATCGGCTACAAGCAGTTGACCAAGCTCCCCTTTACCATCCCCGAAAAAGACAATGGAATTATATTCTATGATAAATACGATAAGGTATGGTTTCAGGAAGGCAACCAGGCATTGACCTATTATGATCCCCTGAACAGGAGCCACCACCGCTTTACATTCCCCAATCAGAACGCAATCGGCAATTTTGAAATGCAGGATGCCGGCGAACAGGGCATGTTCTTTATGACTCCGGGAGGGGAAATTCTTCTATTCGATAGGGAGAAACTGGAAATGACCCGTATCAACCAATTGAAGCCTTTCTCCGACGATCTTCCCAATCAGCTTTTCTTCCATCTTCTGCTGGATAAAGATGGTATCCTTTGGTTGGCATCTACAAGCAGCGGAGTATATAGGCTTAACTTCCCCAAGAAGCAATTCCAACTGCTGACAGAAGTTTCTCCATCTCCGGTAGTGCCCGAAAGATCGACTTCCTGGAATCAGGGAATACGTGCTCTCTTCCAAGCGCAAAATGGGGATATTTGGGTAGGAACCCGCTGGCAAGCTCTGTATCGCCTGGATCGTAACGGACAAGTGAAACAAATCTTCTCGGATAAGAACTATCTGTTGGGAGCCGTATATCATATTATGGAAGACAAAGACGGTAATCTTTGGTTTTCCACCAAAGGAAACGGGCTTGTCAAAGCCGAACCGGACATGAATTCACCGCACGGGTTGCGTTTTACCCGTTATATCAATGACCCCAAGAATCCGAATTCTATCAGTAACAACGATGTGTACTTTACTTATCAGGACAGCCAGGGGCGCATTTGGGTAGGATTACTAGGAGGAGGTCTGAATCTAATTTCCGAAGAGAACGGAGCAATTACCTTTATCCATAAATACAATGGCTTGAAACAATATCCTGCATACGGTCTATATATGGAGGTACGTACCATGACGGAAGATGAAGACGGACGTATTTGGGTAGGAACAATGGATGGCCTGATGTCTTTCGACGGACATTTCACTGCCCCCGAACAGATCCAGTTTGAAACGTACCGACAGGTCAGCGAAAATTCAAACGTAGCGGATAACGATATTTATGTACTCTACAAAGATACTGATTCGCAAATCTGGGTAAGTGTATTCGGAGGCGGTTTGAATAAATTAGTCCGCTATGATAAAGAAAAGCGTGAACCGATCTTCAAATCATACGGCATACGCGAAGGAATGAATAACGATGTAGTCAAATCCATCGTAGAAGATAAAAACGGTAACTTGTGGTTTACAACGGAAATTGGCTTGTCCTGCTTCAATAAGGCTACCGAACAGTTTCGCAACTACGACAAATACGACGGTTTCCTGAATGTGGAATTGGAAGAGGGGAGTGCCCTCCGTACCTTGAATGGAGATTTGTGGATTGGTACCCGGCAGGGAATCCTGGCATTCTCTCCCGACAAACTGGAAACATTGCATACGAACTACGATACACGTATTGTTGACTTTAAAGTTTCCAACCGCGATCTGCGTAGTTTCCGCGAATGTCCGATCCTGAAAGAATCCATCACATACGCCAAAGCAATCGAACTGAACTACAATCAATCCATGTTCACGATTGAATTTGCTGCATTGAATTTCTATAATCAAAACCGGGTATCTTATCGATATATACTTGAAGGATATGAAAAAGAATGGCATTATAACGGAAAGAACCGTATCGCTTCTTATACCAACGTACCTCCCGGAGACTATACATTCCGTGTAGAAACCGTAGATGAAGCCAATCCGGAGCTGGTTTCCAACTGTACATTGGCTATTACTATCCTTCCACCGTGGTGGTTGAGCTGGTGGGCAACCCTTATTTATGTAATTCTAGGTTTGGCAGCTCTCTATTTCAGCCTGCGCCTGGCTTTCTTCATGCTCAAAATGAAGAATGATATTTATATCGAGCAAAAGGTATCGGAGATGAAAATCAAGTTCTTTACCAATATCTCCCATGAATTGCGCACTCCTTTGACATTGATAAAAGGTCCGATACAGGAACTAAGAGAACGCGAAAAGCTCTCTCCGAAAGGATTGCAATATGTGGATCTGATGGAGAAGAATACCAATCAGATGCTGCAATTAGTGAATCAGATCCTTGATTTCCGGAAGATTCAGAACGGCAAGATGCGTTTGCATGTGTCATTAATTGATTTTAATGAAATGATAGCTTCTTTCCAGAAAGAATTCCGGGTACTTTCCGAAGAAAACGAGATCAGTTTTACTTTCCAGTTGCCGGATGAACCGATTATGGTATGGGCGGACAAGGAGAAAATGAGCATTGTTATCCGCAACATCATATCCAACGCATTCAAATTCACTCATTCCGGAGGAAGTATTTATATAACTACCGGATTGACGGACGACGGTAAACGTTGTTATGTACGGGTGGAAGATAACGGAGTAGGTATTCCACAAAATAAACTGACCGAGATTTTCGAACGCTTCTCGCAAGGAGAGAACGCGAAAAACTCCTATTATCAGGGCACGGGTATTGGATTGGCACTTTCAAAAGAGATCGTCAATCTGCATCATGGACAGATTCGTGCCGAAAGTCCCGAAGGACAAGGGGCGGTGTTTATTGTGGAACTTCTGATGGATAAGGAACATTACCGCCCGTCGGAAGTAGACTTCTATGTGGGAGATACAGAGACAGCCCCTGTTTCGGTAGAACAAGATCCCGTTGCAAATGCCATATCCGAAGACGGTACGGAAGAAGAACCGGAAATCGATGCTTCATTACCGACCCTTCTGTTGGTGGAAGATAACAAAGACCTTTGCCAGTTGATAAAGCTTCAGTTGGAGGACAAGTTCAATATCCATATTGCCAATAACGGAGTGGAAGGTTTGAAGAAAGTACATCTGTATCATCCGGATATTGTGGTGACCGATCAGATGATGCCCGAAATGGATGGGCTTGAAATGTTGCAATCCATCCGCAAAGATTTCCAAATCAGTCATATCCCTGTCATTATCCTGACTGCGAAGAATGATGAAGGCGCCAAGACCAAAGCGATCACTTTAGGGGCAAACGCCTACATCACCAAACCTTTTAGTAAGGAATATCTATTGGCACGTATCGACCAGTTGCTTGCCGAACGGAAACTGTTTCGTGAACGAATCCGTCAGCAAATGGAAAACCAGACGACGACCGAAGAAGACAGCTACGAACAATTTTTGGTAAAGAAAGACGTACAGTTCCTCGAAAAGATACATCAGGTCATTGAAGAAAATATGGACGACAGTGACTTTAACATTGACACCATAGCATCCGGTATCGGATTGAGCCGTTCGGCATTCTTCAAGAAACTGAAGAGTCTTACCGGCCTGGCGCCCGTTGACCTGGTAAAAGAGATTCGTTTGAATAAATCTATCGAACTGATTAAAAATACGGATTTAAGTGTTTCCGAAATTGCTTTTGCTGTCGGATTCAAGGATTCGGGATATTATAGTAAGTGTTTCCGGAAAAAATATAATCAGTCCCCTCGCGAATATATGAATGAATGGCGGAAAGGAGAGAGATAA
- a CDS encoding DUF5703 domain-containing protein, protein MKRLYLIITILFVGVSALWSQHANVIWNTPSRNSSESMPCGGGDIGMNIWVEDGDVMFYVSRSGTFDENNCQLKQGRVRLRLSPNPFKDAKNFRQELKLKDGYVEIAAGNTQIQFWVDVFHPIIHVEVTNAQPLQTEVFYENWRYQARPVRKGEGQQCSYKWAPPKGTVTESDCVSVNTNQLLFYHRNPEQTVFDVVVAQQGMNEVKSQMMNPLKNLTFGGTLFGENLEFVGTTDDVYAGTDYRAWKFRSSKAARKEHFCIVLHTDQTETIEEWEQGIQTALHRIAPKGKVSSKTIIQDKKQTRSWWNSFWQRSFIEADGEAKEITRNYTLFRYMLGCNAYGSVPTKFNGGLFTFDPCHVDEKQSFTPDYRKWGGGTMTAQNQRLVYWPMLKSGDFDMMPSQFDFYNRMLKNAELRSRVYWQHDGACFSEQIENFGLPNPAEYGFKRPDWFDKGLEYNAWLEYEWDTVLEFCQMILETKNYANANITPYLPLIESSLTFFDEHYRQLASRRGRKALDGNGHLILFPGSACETYKMTNNASSTIAALKTVLETYGKKEEMLKTIPPIPLRYIEIKDTLNPTIAPVLKQTISPAVSWERINNVETPQLYPVFPWRIYGVGKEDLDMARNTYFYDPDAIKLRSHTGWKQDNIWAACLGLTEEAKKLSLAKLSNGPHRFPAFWGPGYDWTPDHNWGGSGMIGLQEMLLQTNGEQILLFPAWPKEWNVHFKLHAPGETTVEATLKNGKVTDLKVLPESREKDIVIMIEKEK, encoded by the coding sequence ATGAAGAGACTTTATCTGATTATAACCATACTGTTTGTTGGCGTGTCGGCTCTTTGGAGTCAGCATGCCAATGTCATTTGGAATACTCCCAGTCGTAATTCTTCTGAATCTATGCCCTGTGGCGGTGGAGATATTGGGATGAATATATGGGTAGAAGACGGTGATGTTATGTTCTATGTGAGCCGTAGCGGTACATTCGATGAAAACAACTGTCAGTTAAAACAAGGGCGTGTACGTCTCCGCCTGTCGCCCAATCCTTTCAAAGACGCTAAAAATTTTCGTCAGGAGTTGAAGCTGAAAGACGGATATGTAGAAATCGCGGCGGGAAACACGCAGATACAATTTTGGGTAGATGTTTTTCATCCGATTATACATGTAGAGGTAACAAATGCACAACCGTTGCAGACTGAAGTCTTTTATGAAAATTGGCGCTATCAGGCACGGCCTGTCAGAAAAGGAGAGGGGCAACAGTGTTCCTACAAATGGGCTCCCCCAAAAGGTACTGTGACGGAGTCCGACTGTGTTTCCGTAAATACAAATCAACTTCTGTTCTATCATCGCAATCCTGAACAGACCGTTTTTGATGTAGTTGTCGCTCAACAAGGAATGAACGAAGTAAAATCTCAAATGATGAATCCTTTGAAAAACTTAACTTTCGGAGGAACTCTTTTTGGTGAAAACTTAGAATTTGTCGGTACCACAGATGATGTATATGCCGGAACAGACTACCGTGCTTGGAAATTCCGTTCTTCCAAAGCAGCCCGGAAAGAACATTTCTGCATTGTGTTACATACAGACCAGACAGAAACAATAGAAGAGTGGGAGCAGGGAATACAAACAGCTTTGCATAGAATAGCCCCCAAAGGCAAAGTTTCATCGAAGACTATCATACAGGATAAAAAACAGACCCGTTCGTGGTGGAATTCCTTTTGGCAACGCAGTTTTATCGAAGCAGATGGTGAAGCAAAAGAAATAACTAGAAACTACACCCTTTTCCGCTATATGCTGGGATGTAATGCTTATGGCAGCGTACCGACTAAATTCAATGGTGGACTATTTACCTTTGATCCTTGCCATGTCGATGAAAAACAATCTTTTACCCCCGACTACCGGAAATGGGGAGGTGGTACGATGACTGCACAGAATCAACGTTTAGTATACTGGCCGATGCTGAAAAGCGGAGACTTTGATATGATGCCTTCCCAGTTTGATTTTTATAACCGCATGTTGAAGAATGCAGAACTGCGAAGCCGTGTATACTGGCAACATGATGGAGCCTGCTTTAGCGAGCAGATCGAAAATTTCGGTTTACCGAACCCCGCAGAATATGGTTTCAAACGACCGGACTGGTTCGACAAAGGATTGGAATATAATGCCTGGCTGGAATATGAATGGGATACGGTTCTTGAATTCTGCCAAATGATATTGGAAACAAAGAACTATGCAAATGCTAATATTACCCCTTATTTACCTCTGATCGAGAGTTCGCTGACATTCTTCGACGAACATTACCGACAACTAGCTTCCCGCCGGGGACGGAAAGCGTTGGATGGCAACGGACATCTGATTCTTTTCCCGGGCTCTGCTTGTGAGACATATAAGATGACTAATAATGCCAGTAGCACCATCGCTGCTCTAAAAACAGTATTGGAAACTTATGGAAAGAAAGAAGAGATGCTAAAGACAATCCCTCCGATTCCATTGCGGTACATAGAAATAAAAGATACGTTGAATCCGACTATTGCTCCGGTCTTGAAGCAAACAATTTCGCCCGCTGTAAGTTGGGAACGAATTAATAATGTTGAAACGCCACAACTTTATCCAGTGTTTCCATGGCGTATTTATGGAGTAGGAAAGGAGGATCTGGATATGGCACGTAATACCTACTTTTATGACCCGGATGCCATCAAGTTACGTTCGCATACCGGATGGAAACAAGATAATATATGGGCTGCCTGTTTAGGCCTGACCGAAGAAGCAAAGAAACTATCTTTAGCCAAATTATCGAATGGACCGCATCGTTTCCCCGCATTTTGGGGACCGGGATATGACTGGACACCCGATCACAACTGGGGAGGTAGCGGCATGATAGGACTTCAGGAAATGCTATTGCAAACCAATGGAGAACAAATACTCCTTTTCCCGGCATGGCCGAAAGAATGGAACGTACATTTCAAACTTCATGCTCCGGGCGAAACAACAGTAGAAGCCACTCTGAAAAACGGAAAAGTGACGGACTTGAAAGTTTTACCGGAAAGTAGAGAAAAGGATATTGTTATAATGATTGAAAAGGAAAAATGA
- a CDS encoding glycoside hydrolase family 2 protein, with protein sequence MNKRPFIILSAFLLLFSLIEKGQATETYRPETSVAGFIQLPGSGRQVYNFNPGWHFFRGDVQGAEAVNFDDRSWNVVSTPHTVELMPAEGSGCRNYQGPAWYRKHFVLPAETKGQRVVLHFEAAMGKQILYLNGKRIQEHLGGYLPFTLDLTANGVQAGDSCLLAVFTDNSDDKSYPPGKRQYTLDFAYHGGIYRDVWMIAKSPVAITDAIDSQTVGGGGVFVHFDKISEKSAQVYVNTEVQNDDARSESVTVETTLTDADGKVIKRSSGKLSLKPGEKKSIRQQMEVKNPTLWSPDTPYLYRVQSRIKKGNKSIDGGITRVGIRLAEFRGKDGFWLNGKPFGQLVGANRHQDFAYVGNALPNSQQWRDAKRLRDAGCTIIRVAHYPQDPAFMDACDELGLFVIVATPGWQYWNKDPKFGELVHQNTREMIRRDRNHPSVLMWEPILNETRYPLDFALKALEITKEEYPYPGRPVAAADVHSAGVKEHYDVVYGWPGDDEKEDKPEQCIFTREFGENVDDWYAHNNNNRASRSWGERPLLVQAMSLAKSYDEMYRTTGLFIGGAQWHPFDHQRGYHPDPYWGGIYDAFRQKKYAYEVFRSQSPASLQHPLAECGPMIFIAHEMSQFSDKDVVVFTNCDSVRLSIYDGTKTWTKPVVHAKGHMPNAPVIFENIWDFWEARGYSYTQKNWQKVNMVAEGIIDGKVVCTQKKMPSRRSTKLRLYIDTQKVNLVADGSDFIVVVAEVTDDSGNVRRLAKENIVFTVEGEGEIIGDATIGANPRAVEFGSAPVLIRSTRKAGKVKVKAHVQFEGTQAPTATEIELESVPAELPFCYEEQAYEIQRTTPSTLNAPPVKGSSEGKVQLTEEERQRVLDEVERQQTEFGTEK encoded by the coding sequence ATGAATAAAAGACCATTTATCATCTTATCAGCTTTTCTATTACTGTTCTCTTTGATAGAAAAAGGGCAGGCTACAGAAACTTACCGTCCCGAGACATCGGTTGCCGGATTCATCCAGCTTCCCGGTAGCGGGCGACAAGTCTATAATTTCAATCCGGGATGGCACTTTTTCAGAGGCGATGTCCAGGGAGCAGAAGCGGTAAACTTTGATGACCGTTCCTGGAACGTCGTTTCCACCCCTCATACCGTAGAGTTGATGCCGGCCGAAGGAAGCGGATGCCGCAATTATCAGGGACCGGCCTGGTACCGTAAACACTTTGTCCTCCCCGCTGAAACAAAAGGGCAACGGGTGGTGCTTCATTTTGAAGCAGCTATGGGCAAACAGATTCTTTATCTGAATGGTAAACGCATTCAGGAACATCTGGGAGGTTATCTGCCTTTTACTTTAGACTTGACCGCCAATGGTGTACAGGCTGGAGACTCCTGTCTGCTTGCTGTTTTCACGGACAACAGTGATGACAAATCCTATCCTCCCGGAAAACGTCAATATACATTAGACTTTGCTTATCATGGGGGCATTTACCGTGATGTATGGATGATTGCCAAATCTCCGGTAGCTATTACTGACGCTATCGATTCACAAACCGTTGGCGGTGGAGGTGTATTCGTTCATTTTGATAAGATCAGTGAAAAGAGTGCGCAGGTATATGTAAACACCGAAGTTCAGAATGACGACGCCCGTTCCGAGTCAGTCACTGTAGAAACGACTTTGACAGATGCGGATGGAAAAGTAATCAAACGCAGTTCAGGAAAACTTTCTTTAAAGCCGGGAGAGAAAAAATCCATCCGTCAACAGATGGAAGTAAAGAATCCTACTCTTTGGTCACCGGACACACCTTATTTATATAGAGTACAATCACGTATTAAAAAAGGAAATAAATCCATTGACGGAGGCATTACCCGTGTCGGTATTCGTCTGGCAGAATTCCGTGGTAAAGACGGATTCTGGCTGAATGGCAAACCTTTCGGACAACTGGTAGGAGCCAATCGCCATCAGGATTTTGCATACGTAGGCAATGCCTTGCCGAACTCACAGCAATGGCGTGACGCCAAACGTCTGCGTGATGCCGGATGTACCATTATTCGGGTAGCCCACTATCCCCAAGACCCTGCCTTCATGGATGCCTGTGACGAGCTCGGCCTGTTTGTGATTGTCGCTACTCCGGGATGGCAGTACTGGAACAAAGACCCGAAATTCGGAGAGTTGGTTCATCAGAATACCCGCGAAATGATTCGTCGTGACCGTAATCACCCTTCCGTATTGATGTGGGAACCCATCTTGAATGAAACCCGCTATCCGCTCGATTTTGCCTTGAAAGCTCTTGAGATTACCAAAGAAGAATATCCCTATCCGGGACGTCCGGTAGCTGCTGCCGATGTCCATTCTGCCGGAGTGAAAGAGCATTATGACGTTGTTTATGGCTGGCCGGGTGATGATGAAAAAGAAGACAAACCGGAGCAATGTATCTTTACCCGTGAATTCGGAGAGAATGTAGACGACTGGTATGCTCACAACAATAATAACCGTGCCAGCCGCAGTTGGGGAGAACGCCCGTTACTAGTACAGGCTATGTCCTTGGCAAAGAGCTATGACGAGATGTACCGCACGACCGGTTTATTTATCGGTGGCGCCCAATGGCATCCGTTCGACCATCAGCGTGGTTACCATCCGGATCCTTATTGGGGCGGTATTTATGATGCTTTCCGTCAGAAGAAATATGCGTATGAAGTATTTCGCAGCCAGTCGCCGGCCAGCCTCCAACACCCATTGGCAGAATGTGGCCCGATGATATTCATTGCTCATGAAATGTCACAGTTCTCCGATAAGGACGTAGTTGTATTCACAAACTGTGATTCAGTCCGTCTTTCTATTTATGATGGAACGAAAACCTGGACGAAACCGGTGGTACATGCCAAAGGGCACATGCCGAATGCTCCCGTTATATTCGAAAATATCTGGGACTTTTGGGAAGCACGCGGATATAGCTATACACAAAAGAACTGGCAAAAAGTGAACATGGTTGCCGAAGGAATCATCGACGGAAAAGTGGTATGCACTCAAAAGAAAATGCCTTCCCGACGTTCCACCAAACTACGCCTTTACATAGATACTCAAAAAGTGAACCTGGTAGCTGACGGTTCCGACTTTATCGTCGTAGTTGCTGAAGTAACCGATGATAGTGGAAATGTGCGCCGTCTGGCAAAAGAGAATATCGTTTTCACGGTAGAAGGTGAAGGAGAAATCATCGGAGATGCTACTATTGGCGCCAATCCCCGTGCGGTGGAGTTCGGCTCTGCTCCGGTGTTGATTCGTTCTACCCGGAAAGCCGGAAAAGTTAAGGTGAAAGCCCACGTACAGTTTGAGGGCACTCAAGCTCCGACAGCTACTGAAATTGAACTGGAAAGCGTTCCTGCAGAACTCCCTTTCTGCTATGAGGAACAGGCTTATGAAATACAAAGGACAACACCGTCCACTCTTAATGCACCCCCGGTCAAGGGATCATCTGAAGGAAAAGTACAACTGACAGAGGAAGAACGCCAACGGGTGTTGGATGAAGTAGAACGTCAACAGACTGAATTTGGAACTGAAAAATAG
- a CDS encoding sialate O-acetylesterase, translated as MKSSIIKTGTMLAGFLLAACLSTHAEVKLPAIFSDGMVMQQQTNANLWGTATPHKKVTVTTSWNGKQYAATADKNGAWKLTVATPEAGGPYTVTFDDGTQKKLNNILIGELWLCSGQSNMEMPMKGFKNQPVENANMDILHSKNPQIRLFTVKRTSTFTPQNDVIGSWKEATPASVRDFSATAYYFGRLVNEILDVPVGLVVAAWGGSACEAWMTADWLKAFPEAKIPQTEADIKSKNRTPTVLYNGMLHPLIGMTMKGVIWYQGEDNWNRAHTYTDMFTRLINGWRAEWKQGDFPFYYCQIAPYDYGIITEKGKEVINSAYLREAQAKVEHRVANSGMAVLLDAGMEKGIHPAKKQVAGERLALLALTKTYGVEGVNGESPYYKSIEIKNDTVVVSFERANMWISGKNCFESKNFQVAGEDKVFYPAKAWIERSKMLVKSDKVSHPVAVRYCFENYVEGDVYCDGLPLGSFRSDDW; from the coding sequence ATGAAAAGTTCAATTATTAAAACAGGTACAATGTTGGCAGGTTTTCTGCTTGCTGCCTGCCTGTCAACACACGCAGAAGTAAAGCTACCGGCTATTTTTTCTGATGGCATGGTGATGCAGCAACAGACCAATGCAAACCTTTGGGGGACGGCGACTCCTCATAAAAAAGTAACAGTGACCACTAGTTGGAATGGAAAACAATATGCAGCAACAGCAGATAAAAATGGGGCATGGAAACTGACAGTAGCTACTCCCGAAGCGGGAGGCCCTTATACTGTGACTTTTGATGATGGAACCCAAAAGAAACTGAATAATATTCTGATAGGCGAGCTTTGGCTTTGTTCCGGACAAAGTAATATGGAAATGCCGATGAAAGGCTTCAAAAACCAACCGGTAGAAAATGCCAATATGGACATTCTTCACAGCAAGAATCCGCAAATCCGTCTGTTTACGGTGAAACGTACTTCTACATTCACTCCGCAGAATGACGTTATCGGTTCGTGGAAAGAAGCAACCCCGGCCAGTGTCCGTGATTTCAGCGCAACAGCCTATTATTTCGGGAGACTGGTAAATGAAATATTAGATGTTCCGGTTGGGTTGGTTGTAGCAGCCTGGGGTGGTTCCGCCTGTGAAGCATGGATGACAGCGGACTGGCTGAAAGCCTTCCCGGAAGCGAAGATTCCTCAAACGGAAGCCGACATAAAATCTAAAAACCGTACTCCGACCGTGCTTTATAACGGTATGTTGCATCCGTTAATCGGTATGACAATGAAAGGAGTGATTTGGTATCAGGGCGAAGATAACTGGAATCGTGCCCATACGTATACTGATATGTTTACCCGATTGATTAATGGTTGGCGTGCCGAATGGAAACAGGGTGATTTTCCCTTTTATTATTGCCAGATAGCTCCGTATGATTACGGGATTATTACCGAAAAAGGAAAGGAAGTGATAAATTCGGCATATCTCCGGGAGGCACAGGCAAAAGTAGAGCATCGTGTAGCTAACAGTGGTATGGCTGTATTACTGGATGCAGGAATGGAAAAAGGTATTCATCCCGCGAAGAAACAGGTTGCAGGCGAACGCCTGGCACTTCTGGCTTTAACTAAAACGTATGGAGTGGAAGGTGTAAATGGCGAAAGTCCTTATTATAAAAGCATTGAAATAAAGAACGACACCGTAGTTGTCAGCTTCGAACGTGCCAATATGTGGATCAGCGGCAAGAACTGTTTCGAATCGAAAAACTTTCAGGTAGCCGGCGAAGATAAAGTTTTTTACCCGGCCAAAGCATGGATAGAACGTAGTAAGATGCTGGTGAAAAGCGATAAAGTGTCGCACCCGGTAGCTGTTCGATATTGTTTTGAAAACTATGTGGAAGGAGATGTATATTGCGACGGATTGCCTTTAGGGTCTTTTCGTTCGGATGATTGGTAA